From Marinobacterium sp. LSUCC0821, a single genomic window includes:
- a CDS encoding SDR family NAD(P)-dependent oxidoreductase — protein MNSAWIIGAGSGIGAALADKLSRQGVRLILSGRSPEKLEGVAQRMLNPVTCEVLDVTEVESVNTVWQKISADRVPGLIVISSGDYVETPLSELSPEISRHLMEVNYQGVVNLMSALLPKCLEQGCQIAVVASLAGYTGLPKASAYGASKAAVINYCESLKLELLDTSVDLRLINPGFVKTPLTDKNQFKMPDLITAEQAATEIVKGLSGTAFEIRFPKRFARIMSFISLLPYRIKLSLIKRITRA, from the coding sequence GTGAACTCTGCTTGGATTATTGGCGCAGGGAGCGGTATCGGTGCTGCACTGGCAGATAAATTAAGTCGGCAAGGGGTGCGTTTAATATTAAGCGGTCGATCTCCAGAAAAATTGGAGGGTGTCGCTCAGCGGATGTTAAACCCTGTCACCTGTGAGGTGTTAGATGTTACTGAGGTTGAATCGGTTAACACTGTTTGGCAAAAGATCAGTGCAGATCGAGTGCCAGGTTTGATCGTTATCTCCTCTGGTGACTATGTAGAAACGCCACTATCAGAGTTGTCTCCCGAGATCAGTCGACACTTGATGGAGGTTAACTACCAAGGAGTGGTTAATCTGATGAGTGCGCTGCTTCCTAAATGCTTGGAGCAGGGGTGTCAGATAGCTGTAGTTGCATCACTTGCGGGATACACAGGTTTGCCTAAGGCGTCTGCATATGGTGCGAGTAAAGCAGCGGTTATAAATTATTGTGAATCCCTTAAGCTTGAGCTGTTGGATACATCTGTGGATCTTCGTTTAATCAACCCAGGTTTTGTAAAAACCCCGCTTACCGATAAAAACCAATTTAAGATGCCTGATTTAATTACTGCAGAGCAGGCGGCAACTGAGATTGTGAAGGGGTTAAGTGGCACAGCGTTTGAAATTCGCTTTCCAAAGCGCTTTGCTCGTATCATGTCTTTCATTAGTCTACTCCCTTATCGAATCAAGCTTTCTCTCATTAAACGGATAACGCGTGCATGA
- a CDS encoding DUF6134 family protein, whose protein sequence is MKSVILSLLFILTHAAQADVKSHAALYPQITRFDMLRNGERVGDYWVEFKEEDAKLTVNIGMQLSIKVFGLFNYNYSYSAIERWVEDELYSLDVRLNKNGDQQQRSWVSEKYHELNTADEIHREIFNSNLLPTHHWYSKILSQKRVFNTIKAKEVEIEPMLDEQFLLNVSGEKLLVNAYRLGGDLENTQSWYDTQGVWRGMRFKAKDGSKVEVIWQGAERMESSS, encoded by the coding sequence ATGAAATCAGTGATCTTGTCTCTTCTATTTATCTTGACTCACGCAGCGCAAGCAGACGTAAAGAGTCATGCTGCCTTGTACCCGCAAATAACTCGCTTCGATATGCTTCGTAATGGAGAGCGAGTTGGTGACTATTGGGTTGAGTTTAAAGAGGAAGATGCAAAGTTAACGGTCAATATTGGTATGCAGTTGAGCATTAAAGTATTTGGACTATTCAATTACAACTACAGTTACTCTGCTATAGAGAGATGGGTAGAGGACGAACTTTACTCGCTTGATGTGCGCTTAAATAAAAATGGTGATCAACAGCAGAGAAGCTGGGTAAGTGAAAAGTATCATGAGCTTAATACAGCTGATGAGATTCATAGAGAAATCTTTAACTCCAATCTTTTACCCACACACCATTGGTACTCGAAGATCCTTTCACAGAAGAGGGTTTTTAACACTATTAAAGCCAAAGAAGTTGAAATTGAACCTATGCTCGATGAGCAATTTCTATTAAATGTTTCTGGGGAAAAGCTTTTGGTTAATGCCTACCGTTTGGGTGGTGATCTTGAGAATACACAGTCCTGGTACGACACTCAGGGTGTTTGGAGGGGTATGCGTTTTAAAGCTAAAGATGGCTCCAAGGTTGAAGTGATTTGGCAGGGTGCTGAGCGAATGGAGTCGTCATCGTGA
- a CDS encoding peptidylprolyl isomerase produces the protein MKKLYVMLAATLLSSNLLAGPKVTLETTLGDIQLELDEEKAPISTANFLNYVDSGQYNGLIFHRVIPGFMVQAGGMDEQMKERATGKPIKNESDNGLSNARGTIAMARTQAPNSATAQFYINTVNNNFLDGAPGRPGYAVFGKVVAGMDTVDKISAVETGSVSYYRDVPLEPIVINRAVRND, from the coding sequence ATGAAAAAGCTTTACGTAATGTTGGCCGCTACACTGCTTTCGTCAAATCTACTGGCGGGTCCTAAAGTGACACTCGAGACAACTCTTGGTGATATCCAACTCGAACTGGATGAAGAGAAGGCGCCGATTTCTACAGCCAACTTCTTAAACTATGTTGATAGTGGACAGTACAACGGATTGATATTCCACCGCGTAATTCCCGGTTTTATGGTACAGGCTGGTGGTATGGACGAGCAGATGAAAGAGCGCGCCACTGGAAAACCGATAAAGAATGAATCAGATAATGGTCTTAGTAACGCACGTGGAACTATTGCGATGGCGAGAACTCAAGCACCTAACAGTGCCACAGCGCAGTTTTACATCAACACGGTTAACAACAACTTTCTTGATGGTGCGCCAGGCCGTCCTGGCTATGCAGTTTTCGGCAAAGTCGTTGCGGGCATGGATACGGTAGACAAGATCTCGGCAGTGGAGACAGGATCTGTCAGCTACTACCGAGATGTACCCCTAGAACCGATCGTAATTAATCGCGCTGTTCGCAACGACTAA
- a CDS encoding heavy metal translocating P-type ATPase, whose translation MTIHQFSLYKVTCAGCVRSIEKALTAAEGIDDYVINFADRSATIDASLDADQVIKVITDAGYGAALIEDETDLVARDQQAAHELATTFKKAWVALIVGSLLMIQMLLGWLPDIVTTVGLINGLVTAAITAFVLYSSAGHIYRGAWTSFKRKDFNMDTLIALGTGAAWIYSTLLLLIVSVAPAVIPEVARHLYYEASVMIIGFILLGQALEAKGRSQTAGALRSLMNLQPKTALRIRGDEEREISVQMLIPGDLIRVRPGETIPADALVESGSSYVDESMLTGESVPILRSVGEKVTGGTRNGDGSLVIKATEVGRQSRLSQILSAVRTAQNAKPELGRLADRIAAVFVPVVIVIALLSAAVWWFVGPDPVWSYSVLALMTVLIVACPCALGLATPMAVMVGVGRAAKMGILIRNGEALQRAQDLTCVVLDKTGTLTQGHPTLIGSQTTSEHSDAVAKALASHSDHPLSKALVSGLSNTVSVEIDGFKAKVGQGVTATSYDSEYSLGSSAWLAECGVAQGMLADKARSLSQQGASLVWLFTDQEAIAVYGFTDPLREDSAAAVARMQQMGLKVILLSGDHQLAADAMGQAAGISDVIAGISPEGKMAVIRDLQLKGEVVAMVGDGINDAPALAQAEVGYAMGGGTDVAIAAADVALMQNSLHSVANAISLSRATVRNIKQNLFGAFFYNVAAIPVAAGVLYPLLGLLLNPMIAGAAMALSSVTVVSNARRLASTKLD comes from the coding sequence ATGACTATTCATCAGTTTTCACTCTATAAAGTCACTTGTGCTGGCTGTGTGCGCAGCATAGAAAAAGCGCTAACGGCAGCTGAGGGTATAGATGATTACGTCATCAATTTTGCCGATAGAAGTGCCACCATTGATGCATCTTTAGACGCTGATCAGGTGATTAAAGTGATTACCGATGCAGGCTACGGGGCTGCACTCATTGAGGATGAAACTGATCTCGTTGCTCGTGATCAACAGGCCGCACATGAGCTTGCCACCACATTTAAAAAAGCTTGGGTAGCATTGATTGTGGGCTCCCTGCTGATGATTCAGATGTTGCTAGGATGGCTGCCAGATATCGTTACAACTGTCGGCTTGATCAATGGTCTAGTGACTGCCGCTATTACAGCGTTTGTTCTCTACTCTTCGGCGGGACACATCTATCGTGGTGCATGGACAAGCTTCAAGCGTAAAGATTTCAATATGGATACATTGATTGCTCTCGGTACTGGAGCAGCTTGGATCTACTCAACTCTGTTGCTTTTGATTGTCTCTGTCGCTCCTGCTGTTATCCCTGAAGTGGCTCGACACCTCTACTATGAAGCTTCAGTTATGATCATTGGCTTTATCTTGCTGGGACAAGCGCTAGAAGCGAAAGGGCGTTCACAGACGGCGGGTGCACTGCGATCGCTAATGAATCTTCAGCCTAAAACTGCACTGCGAATTCGCGGTGATGAAGAGCGTGAAATCTCTGTTCAGATGCTGATTCCAGGTGATCTTATCCGTGTACGTCCAGGTGAAACTATCCCTGCAGATGCTCTGGTTGAGAGTGGTTCAAGTTATGTTGATGAGTCGATGCTCACGGGTGAATCAGTACCGATTTTGCGTTCGGTTGGCGAAAAGGTGACTGGCGGTACTCGCAACGGCGATGGTTCACTTGTGATCAAAGCTACAGAAGTTGGACGTCAATCGCGTCTATCTCAAATATTAAGTGCTGTTCGAACTGCGCAAAACGCTAAACCAGAACTTGGACGTTTAGCAGATCGAATCGCAGCGGTTTTTGTGCCAGTTGTCATTGTTATTGCGCTGCTTAGTGCCGCTGTTTGGTGGTTTGTAGGTCCTGATCCTGTTTGGTCATATTCTGTATTGGCGTTGATGACGGTGTTGATTGTTGCTTGCCCCTGTGCGCTGGGTTTAGCAACGCCCATGGCTGTCATGGTGGGTGTTGGGCGAGCAGCAAAAATGGGTATCCTCATTCGTAACGGTGAAGCACTTCAGCGTGCACAGGATTTGACCTGCGTCGTACTCGATAAGACAGGGACCCTGACGCAAGGACATCCGACCCTAATTGGATCTCAAACTACTTCCGAACATTCTGATGCTGTCGCTAAGGCGTTGGCATCACACTCAGATCACCCCCTATCGAAGGCGCTGGTTTCTGGTCTATCTAATACTGTTTCAGTCGAGATAGATGGTTTTAAAGCTAAAGTTGGGCAGGGTGTTACGGCGACTTCGTATGATTCCGAATACTCTCTAGGCAGTAGTGCTTGGCTTGCAGAGTGTGGTGTGGCGCAGGGCATGCTTGCAGACAAGGCTAGAAGTCTAAGTCAGCAGGGAGCATCTCTGGTCTGGTTGTTCACCGACCAAGAAGCGATCGCAGTCTACGGTTTTACCGATCCACTGCGTGAGGATAGCGCTGCAGCGGTCGCTCGTATGCAGCAAATGGGTCTTAAAGTGATTCTGTTGTCTGGAGATCATCAACTTGCTGCAGATGCGATGGGGCAGGCGGCAGGTATCTCTGATGTGATAGCGGGGATTTCTCCAGAAGGAAAAATGGCGGTGATTCGAGATCTTCAGCTCAAAGGTGAAGTGGTTGCAATGGTCGGCGACGGTATAAATGATGCACCGGCTTTGGCACAGGCTGAAGTCGGCTACGCTATGGGCGGCGGTACAGATGTGGCAATCGCTGCTGCTGATGTCGCCCTTATGCAGAACTCGCTTCACTCTGTCGCCAATGCAATCAGTCTATCGCGGGCCACAGTGAGAAATATTAAACAGAATCTGTTTGGTGCCTTCTTCTATAATGTTGCAGCGATTCCAGTTGCGGCAGGTGTGCTCTATCCGTTACTAGGTCTGTTACTAAACCCAATGATAGCTGGTGCTGCTATGGCACTCTCTTCAGTGACAGTGGTGAGTAATGCTCGCCGATTGGCGAGCACTAAATTAGATTAG
- a CDS encoding YiiD C-terminal domain-containing protein translates to MNNAEFLAWLHQAIPLTEAMQIDELEYTGYSVRLSAPLAPNINDKGTGFAGSIAGLATLCGWTLLTLWLRQRGVEADVMIAKSEQRFLAPVTERLVAEARLPEDSVVQQFWDRFQDKRRARLPISVTVGGAEVKLELFGDYAAIERTR, encoded by the coding sequence GTGAATAACGCGGAGTTTCTTGCTTGGCTGCATCAAGCGATTCCATTGACGGAAGCGATGCAGATTGACGAGCTAGAATATACAGGCTACTCCGTGCGTTTGAGCGCGCCCCTTGCGCCCAATATCAATGACAAGGGTACAGGCTTTGCGGGTTCAATTGCGGGACTGGCGACACTCTGTGGCTGGACGTTGTTAACCCTTTGGCTTCGTCAGCGCGGAGTAGAAGCGGATGTCATGATTGCAAAAAGTGAGCAGCGTTTTTTAGCTCCCGTTACCGAGCGTTTGGTCGCTGAAGCACGCTTACCGGAAGACTCTGTAGTGCAGCAGTTTTGGGATCGTTTTCAAGATAAGCGGCGCGCCCGACTGCCTATTTCGGTTACCGTTGGGGGTGCTGAAGTTAAGCTTGAACTCTTTGGGGACTACGCCGCTATTGAGCGAACCCGTTAA
- a CDS encoding nitroreductase family protein — protein MDAIELLTQRTSTPALEGAAPTAKQLQVMFEAAARAPDHGLLRPYRFLTIQGEGLDRLGELYLQAALAKDSELDDAARNRFLNMPRRAPMIIVAIAVTQAHPKVPEFEQIITAGCAAQAVVQAAYAQGLGAIWRSGDLMFDALVEKGLGLADNEKMVGFIYLGQPMRDREAPVANVDLFTAEWAGE, from the coding sequence ATGGATGCTATAGAACTACTTACTCAACGCACATCAACGCCAGCTCTTGAGGGGGCTGCGCCAACAGCTAAACAGCTGCAGGTTATGTTTGAAGCGGCAGCGCGAGCACCAGATCATGGTCTGCTTCGTCCTTACCGTTTTCTCACTATTCAAGGTGAGGGTTTGGATCGTTTAGGCGAACTCTATCTTCAGGCTGCGTTGGCTAAAGATAGTGAATTAGATGATGCTGCTCGTAATCGTTTTCTGAACATGCCGCGGCGTGCTCCGATGATCATTGTCGCGATAGCTGTGACTCAAGCCCACCCTAAAGTACCAGAGTTTGAGCAGATTATTACTGCTGGATGTGCTGCACAGGCTGTGGTTCAAGCAGCCTATGCGCAAGGCTTAGGTGCTATTTGGCGCTCGGGTGATCTCATGTTTGACGCGCTCGTTGAAAAAGGTCTAGGTCTTGCAGATAACGAGAAGATGGTTGGATTTATCTATCTTGGCCAGCCTATGCGTGATCGTGAAGCTCCAGTTGCGAATGTAGATCTGTTCACGGCGGAGTGGGCAGGTGAATAA
- the queF gene encoding NADPH-dependent 7-cyano-7-deazaguanine reductase QueF (Catalyzes the NADPH-dependent reduction of 7-cyano-7-deazaguanine (preQ0) to 7-aminomethyl-7-deazaguanine (preQ1) in queuosine biosynthesis) yields the protein MNEPEKVLHSPLGKETVYANQYDSSLLYPIERDINWQARGVERTTLPFFGEDIWNSYEISWLNAKGKPIVALAEFHIPATSSHIIESKSFKLYLNSYNLTRFDDAAQVVAQMEKDLSKAAGGDVRVLLTSPEDAVAVENFTGECIDELDIEVSHYEPAPELLSAKGEVVSEALVSHLLKSNCPVTGQPDWASVQITYTGAKIDQEGLLGYLISYREHGDFHEQCVETIFMDIWQQCKPEQLSVYARYVRRGGLDINPFRSSKDERPVNMRLSRQ from the coding sequence ATGAATGAGCCAGAAAAAGTACTCCATTCGCCACTCGGTAAAGAGACGGTCTACGCTAATCAGTATGATTCGTCACTGCTTTACCCGATTGAGCGAGATATCAATTGGCAGGCGCGAGGTGTCGAAAGAACCACTCTGCCATTTTTTGGTGAAGATATTTGGAACTCCTACGAGATCAGTTGGCTAAACGCTAAGGGTAAGCCCATTGTTGCTTTGGCTGAGTTTCATATACCGGCGACCTCTTCGCATATCATTGAATCTAAGTCGTTCAAACTCTATCTCAACTCCTATAATTTGACGCGTTTTGATGATGCCGCTCAGGTTGTTGCGCAGATGGAGAAGGACCTGTCGAAGGCGGCCGGTGGTGATGTGCGTGTATTACTTACATCACCTGAAGATGCTGTCGCAGTAGAGAACTTTACAGGCGAGTGTATTGATGAGCTGGATATCGAAGTGAGCCACTATGAGCCCGCGCCAGAGTTGCTATCTGCCAAGGGTGAAGTGGTGTCTGAAGCGCTGGTTTCTCATCTATTGAAGTCGAACTGTCCAGTAACAGGGCAGCCCGATTGGGCAAGCGTTCAGATTACCTATACCGGCGCTAAAATTGATCAAGAGGGTCTGCTGGGGTATCTCATATCCTACCGTGAGCATGGCGATTTCCATGAGCAGTGCGTAGAGACGATCTTCATGGATATTTGGCAGCAGTGTAAACCTGAGCAGCTGTCAGTCTATGCGCGATATGTTCGTCGCGGTGGGCTGGATATCAATCCGTTTCGTAGCTCCAAAGATGAGCGCCCTGTGAATATGCGCCTAAGTCGTCAATAA
- a CDS encoding ABC transporter permease, with product MNSNLLWVAFSTIVVKEVRRFTRIWVQTLIPPAITMTLYFIIFGNLVGARIGQMGGFDYMQYIVPGLIMMSVITNSYGNVVSSFFGTKFQRHIEELLVAPVPNWVILSGYVIGGVARGLAVGFIVTLLSLFFTDLTLAHPFITLAIVFLTAVVFSLGGFINAIYANSFDDIAVVPTFILTPLTYLGGVFYSISMLPDFWQGVSQLNPILYMVNTFRYGILGVSDINVAFAFGMIILFVMVLGGFALHLLNSGKGIRS from the coding sequence GTGAATAGCAATCTTCTTTGGGTCGCTTTCTCGACGATCGTTGTTAAAGAGGTTCGCCGCTTTACCCGTATTTGGGTTCAGACTCTGATCCCTCCAGCGATTACCATGACCCTCTACTTCATTATTTTCGGTAATTTAGTGGGTGCACGTATCGGTCAGATGGGTGGCTTCGATTACATGCAGTACATTGTGCCTGGCCTCATCATGATGTCGGTGATTACCAACTCATATGGCAATGTTGTCTCATCTTTTTTTGGTACTAAGTTTCAACGCCATATTGAAGAGCTGCTGGTCGCACCTGTCCCTAATTGGGTGATTTTGTCCGGTTATGTGATTGGTGGTGTCGCGCGTGGTCTAGCCGTTGGATTTATCGTGACGTTGTTGTCGCTCTTTTTTACCGATTTAACGCTGGCGCACCCATTTATCACGCTTGCGATTGTCTTTTTAACGGCCGTTGTCTTCTCTTTGGGCGGCTTTATCAATGCAATCTACGCGAATAGCTTTGATGATATCGCTGTGGTGCCCACTTTTATTTTGACACCCTTAACTTACCTTGGAGGGGTCTTCTACTCGATCTCAATGCTGCCTGATTTTTGGCAAGGTGTATCGCAGTTAAACCCGATCCTCTACATGGTTAACACTTTCCGTTACGGTATTTTGGGCGTAAGTGATATCAATGTCGCATTTGCCTTTGGGATGATTATTCTGTTTGTCATGGTACTCGGTGGTTTTGCACTGCACCTGCTAAACAGTGGTAAAGGAATTCGTAGCTAA
- a CDS encoding ABC transporter ATP-binding protein — protein MELALKITALKKTYGNGFEALKGIDLEVKQGDFFALLGPNGAGKSTTLGIVTSLVNKSSGQVSVFGHDIDTHLTQAKLCMGIVPQEFNFNFFEKVEDIVITQAGYYGIPAAVAKERAEHYLKALGLWDKRDNRARQLSGGMKRRLMIARALVHNPKLLILDEPTAGVDIELRRSMWEFLKKINAEGTTIILTTHYLEEAESLCRNIAIIDQGEIIQNSSMKSLLAKLNVETVILDLAEDVDLLPDLGGLVGRLTDGHTLEVDVPKESGLNCLFGKLTEQGVNVLSMRNKANRLEELFVSLVEHKKESK, from the coding sequence ATGGAACTCGCACTTAAAATTACCGCGCTTAAGAAGACCTATGGAAATGGCTTTGAAGCGCTGAAAGGTATTGATCTCGAAGTAAAACAGGGCGATTTTTTCGCGCTATTAGGACCTAACGGTGCTGGTAAGTCGACCACGCTGGGGATTGTTACTTCGTTAGTGAATAAGAGCAGTGGTCAGGTCTCTGTCTTCGGTCACGATATAGATACCCATCTGACTCAGGCTAAGTTGTGCATGGGTATTGTTCCCCAGGAGTTTAACTTCAACTTTTTTGAAAAAGTGGAAGATATCGTGATTACTCAGGCGGGTTACTACGGTATTCCTGCTGCGGTTGCTAAAGAGCGAGCAGAGCACTATCTAAAAGCACTAGGGCTTTGGGATAAGCGTGATAATCGCGCTCGCCAGTTATCGGGTGGTATGAAACGCCGTCTGATGATTGCTCGTGCGCTCGTTCATAACCCTAAATTGCTTATTCTTGATGAACCAACAGCAGGTGTCGATATTGAGTTGCGCCGCTCGATGTGGGAGTTCTTGAAGAAGATTAATGCAGAAGGGACCACCATTATTCTGACCACTCACTATCTCGAAGAGGCGGAGTCTCTCTGTCGTAATATTGCGATTATTGATCAGGGTGAGATTATCCAGAATAGCTCGATGAAATCGCTGCTAGCTAAGTTAAATGTAGAGACCGTTATTTTAGATCTTGCAGAGGATGTTGACCTGTTACCGGACCTAGGTGGTTTAGTAGGGCGTCTAACAGATGGTCATACTCTTGAGGTTGATGTACCTAAGGAGAGTGGCTTGAATTGTCTGTTTGGTAAGTTGACCGAGCAGGGGGTCAATGTGTTGAGTATGCGTAATAAAGCGAACCGTCTTGAGGAGCTTTTTGTCTCACTTGTCGAACATAAAAAGGAGTCAAAATAG
- a CDS encoding PA2817 family protein, with amino-acid sequence MREIIQPRTTPLTDFHQFHLNLLKIGYNNLIKQPMFHDDEEYSDTAEELLSLYRDTVEAYESHTDEAYELGQRLMTRIVGTFPQFLPLISRDLLWLFGGDCIAYLSDEEIDQYTALDEARYEQEQQDASLDYLQLRNMMLTAGDETQH; translated from the coding sequence ATGCGAGAAATTATACAGCCAAGGACCACTCCTTTGACCGACTTTCACCAATTTCATTTAAATCTTCTCAAAATTGGCTACAACAACCTCATTAAACAACCCATGTTTCACGATGATGAGGAGTATTCAGATACCGCTGAGGAGCTTTTGAGCCTCTACCGAGACACAGTTGAAGCTTACGAGTCCCATACGGACGAAGCGTATGAATTGGGTCAACGCTTAATGACGCGTATCGTAGGTACCTTTCCTCAGTTCCTGCCATTAATCTCGCGCGATCTACTCTGGTTATTTGGAGGCGACTGTATCGCATACCTAAGTGATGAAGAGATTGATCAATACACAGCACTGGATGAGGCGCGCTATGAGCAAGAACAACAGGACGCTAGCTTAGATTACCTTCAGCTACGCAATATGATGCTAACAGCAGGCGACGAAACACAACACTGA
- a CDS encoding pirin family protein, with translation MMRAIKRRVPGVDSMDGAGVRIRRSVGKSQFARIDPFLMLDCFSSDDPDDYIAGFPAHPHRGFETVTYMLDGLMKHRDHMGNEGILRPGSVQWMTAGRGVIHEEMPQQENGLMRGFQLWVNLPASEKMKPAAYQNIEPEEITEISLEQGLIRLVAGSLDIGGLHYEGPVSGISRQPIFMEVRLNSGEAIELPVAKVLSGFVYLFEGTAELGEETLAIHEAAELSEGDRIRVSAGETGARFMLIAGQAINEPIAQYGPFVMNTMDEIEQAISDYRANRLTD, from the coding sequence ATGATGAGAGCAATCAAACGACGTGTTCCAGGTGTGGATAGCATGGATGGCGCAGGGGTACGAATTCGCCGTAGTGTCGGCAAAAGCCAGTTCGCCCGAATCGATCCCTTCTTGATGCTGGATTGCTTCTCATCGGATGATCCAGATGACTACATTGCTGGTTTTCCTGCACACCCGCATCGTGGCTTTGAAACAGTTACCTATATGCTTGATGGGCTAATGAAACACCGTGACCATATGGGTAATGAGGGGATTCTAAGACCTGGCAGTGTTCAGTGGATGACTGCTGGTCGTGGTGTTATCCATGAAGAGATGCCGCAGCAAGAGAATGGCTTGATGCGTGGTTTTCAATTGTGGGTCAACCTCCCGGCGAGTGAAAAGATGAAACCGGCTGCCTATCAGAATATCGAACCTGAAGAGATCACAGAGATCTCTCTTGAGCAGGGTCTCATTAGGCTTGTTGCTGGTTCACTCGATATTGGTGGGTTGCATTACGAGGGGCCTGTCTCTGGAATCAGTCGACAACCTATCTTTATGGAGGTTCGCCTGAACTCTGGAGAAGCGATCGAGCTGCCAGTCGCCAAGGTACTTTCTGGTTTTGTATACCTCTTTGAAGGGACAGCAGAGCTGGGTGAAGAGACCCTTGCGATTCATGAGGCGGCTGAGCTCTCTGAAGGTGATAGGATTCGCGTCTCTGCAGGTGAGACAGGTGCTCGATTTATGTTGATCGCAGGTCAAGCTATCAACGAACCAATCGCTCAGTACGGTCCATTTGTAATGAATACTATGGATGAGATTGAGCAGGCGATTAGTGATTATCGAGCAAATAGACTGACGGATTGA
- a CDS encoding FMN-dependent NADH-azoreductase yields the protein MATLLHVKTSLFGENGQSAQLAKSFVDKWKVENPGAVVIERDLAKDPAPHLDAFRVTALNTPSEARDAEQAAVVEYADALLAEVKAADTLVIGLPMYNFNIPSQLKSWFDHLARAGVTFQYTEQGPVGMIEDKPVYLVATRGGLYAEQGQDFQVDFVKQFLGFIGLKDTRVVLAEGLAMDSHRDLSLEKARAAFQ from the coding sequence ATGGCTACACTTCTACATGTTAAAACCTCTCTGTTTGGCGAGAATGGACAGTCGGCACAGTTGGCAAAGAGTTTTGTTGATAAGTGGAAAGTTGAAAACCCAGGTGCAGTGGTTATTGAGCGTGACCTTGCCAAGGATCCAGCTCCGCATCTTGATGCGTTTCGTGTGACCGCACTGAACACGCCAAGTGAAGCGCGTGATGCTGAGCAGGCTGCAGTTGTTGAGTATGCAGATGCACTGCTTGCTGAGGTAAAGGCAGCAGATACTTTGGTGATTGGTCTGCCAATGTATAACTTCAATATTCCATCTCAGTTAAAGTCTTGGTTTGACCACTTGGCACGTGCTGGTGTTACATTCCAATACACTGAGCAGGGTCCAGTTGGGATGATTGAAGATAAGCCTGTCTATCTTGTAGCTACACGTGGCGGCCTATATGCAGAGCAGGGGCAGGATTTCCAAGTTGATTTCGTGAAGCAGTTCTTAGGTTTCATTGGACTTAAGGATACACGTGTGGTGTTGGCGGAAGGTTTGGCTATGGATAGCCATCGTGACCTTTCTCTTGAAAAAGCGCGTGCAGCGTTTCAATAA